A genomic region of Alistipes megaguti contains the following coding sequences:
- a CDS encoding YigZ family protein — MQADDLYRTVAREAEAACRERSSKFLSWIFPVRSEEEIRHHLDALRKRFFDATHHCYAWRLGPRGEAFRANDDGEPSGTAGKPILGQLLSNDLTDCLIVVVRYFGGTKLGVPGLIAAYRESAAAAIEAARIVERTVDRTVTVDFPYVAMNDIMRVVKELQPRIEAQEFDNLCTMRLTIRETLADRLEERLRKAGGSLRDRA, encoded by the coding sequence ATGCAGGCCGACGATCTCTACCGCACCGTGGCCCGGGAGGCCGAGGCCGCCTGCCGCGAACGGAGCAGCAAGTTCCTGTCGTGGATCTTCCCCGTCCGCTCGGAGGAGGAGATCCGACACCACCTCGATGCGCTGCGCAAACGCTTCTTCGACGCCACGCACCACTGTTACGCCTGGCGTCTGGGTCCCCGGGGCGAGGCGTTCCGCGCCAACGACGACGGCGAACCCTCGGGGACGGCCGGGAAACCGATCCTCGGGCAGCTGCTGTCGAACGACCTGACGGACTGTCTGATCGTTGTGGTTCGCTACTTCGGCGGCACGAAACTCGGCGTGCCGGGGTTGATTGCCGCCTACCGGGAGTCGGCCGCCGCAGCCATCGAGGCCGCCCGGATCGTCGAACGGACGGTGGACCGCACGGTGACGGTCGATTTTCCCTATGTGGCGATGAACGACATCATGCGCGTGGTCAAGGAGCTGCAGCCCCGCATCGAAGCGCAGGAATTCGACAACCTCTGCACCATGCGGCTCACGATCCGCGAAACTCTGGCCGACCGTCTCGAAGAGCGGCTTCGCAAGGCCGGCGGATCACTCCGCGACCGGGCGTGA